A genomic stretch from Telmatocola sphagniphila includes:
- a CDS encoding glycosyltransferase family 4 protein, producing the protein MHFLFVKENLAYPRSSGHDVHSYYLMRALTALGHEVSLATLKEVDPQAVAGGGLSSTHTLTGKGFENGTLNLSKMQEKFRGYWGIRPEIIREVGHLAKELKADVVSVVGLNVLPYLGAVDSARRVWYAGDEWFWHHTSQVRMLKSSTWGELKEGLIKGMYERVYSRLLDRVWMVSPADKKALRWVAGYRATDVLPNGIDGEYYCPADEAQTPLSTVFWGRLDFGPNIQALQWYCQNVWPRLKQARPEATFSVYGFKATAPVENLAKSTPGMILRPDLPDIRSEVRRHEVVVLPFVSGGGIKNKLLEAAALGKAIVCTPRTVKGLAAGDSVYQESHPNRFASRVMDLWAGAQLRKDLGQAARNWVLQHHTWEACAKTAVEGLK; encoded by the coding sequence ATGCATTTTCTCTTCGTTAAAGAAAATCTGGCCTATCCGCGCTCCAGCGGGCACGATGTTCACTCGTATTATCTGATGCGGGCTCTCACAGCGCTGGGGCATGAGGTCAGTCTGGCCACACTTAAAGAAGTCGATCCTCAGGCGGTGGCGGGTGGCGGTCTGAGTTCCACGCACACTCTGACCGGCAAAGGCTTTGAAAACGGTACGCTGAACCTTTCCAAGATGCAGGAGAAGTTCAGAGGTTACTGGGGAATCCGGCCCGAGATCATTCGCGAAGTGGGGCATCTGGCCAAAGAATTGAAGGCCGATGTGGTTTCCGTTGTCGGACTGAATGTTCTGCCTTATCTGGGAGCGGTCGATTCCGCTCGCCGGGTCTGGTATGCCGGGGACGAATGGTTCTGGCACCACACTTCGCAGGTGCGGATGCTGAAATCTTCGACTTGGGGAGAGCTCAAAGAGGGCCTCATCAAGGGGATGTACGAGCGGGTTTACTCCCGTCTCCTCGATCGGGTCTGGATGGTCTCCCCGGCCGATAAAAAAGCGCTACGCTGGGTGGCCGGTTATCGAGCCACCGATGTGCTTCCCAATGGCATCGATGGCGAATACTATTGCCCGGCCGATGAAGCTCAGACGCCGTTGAGTACAGTCTTCTGGGGTCGGCTCGATTTCGGGCCGAATATCCAAGCCTTGCAATGGTACTGTCAGAATGTCTGGCCGCGTTTGAAGCAGGCTAGGCCGGAAGCCACCTTCAGCGTCTATGGATTCAAGGCGACGGCCCCGGTCGAGAACCTGGCAAAATCGACGCCGGGAATGATCCTGCGGCCCGACCTGCCTGACATCCGTTCGGAAGTTCGACGGCACGAAGTGGTGGTGTTGCCGTTCGTCAGTGGCGGCGGCATAAAAAATAAACTCCTGGAAGCAGCGGCGCTAGGCAAAGCGATTGTCTGCACTCCGCGAACGGTCAAAGGATTAGCGGCTGGCGATAGCGTTTATCAGGAAAGTCATCCCAACCGATTTGCGTCCCGAGTTATGGATCTCTGGGCCGGTGCGCAATTGCGGAAGGATCTGGGTCAGGCGGCGCGGAACTGGGTGTTGCAACATCACACCTGGGAAGCCTGCGCGAAAACGGCCGTGGAAGGCCTGAAATAG
- a CDS encoding glycosyltransferase family 2 protein translates to MNPVDPAVWIVVLNFNGWEDTIKCLASLEPIRNSCAIVLVDNASKENRLDQMKENHPWIHTLPRNTNGGWAGGNNTGIEYALERGAEQIILLNNDTRVSPSLVSTLLEAAAANPTYGVIGPVINFMDDPEVVMTDGCVFNHPGYPGFFERKSVPLENSRTITPVEIVNGCCMMVSRAVFEAIGLIDERFFLIHEESDFCLRAREAGFGCGVLGTSLVWHKGSVSFKRTGSRIQRYYDSRNLRLLLNKHVYRHAEGRNRLESMRTYWKYVYYRYSIERENQSPDSANAVLEGVWDGLHKYYGPLEKRNRWGVPVLRGVFEFVRKLSN, encoded by the coding sequence ATGAATCCGGTAGATCCTGCTGTCTGGATAGTCGTTCTCAATTTCAACGGCTGGGAAGACACCATCAAGTGTCTGGCTTCCCTGGAGCCGATCCGGAATTCGTGCGCCATCGTCCTGGTCGATAATGCCTCGAAGGAAAATCGCCTCGACCAGATGAAGGAAAATCATCCCTGGATTCATACCCTGCCGCGAAACACCAACGGCGGCTGGGCCGGCGGGAACAATACCGGAATCGAATACGCTCTGGAGCGCGGGGCCGAGCAGATTATTCTTTTGAATAATGACACGCGAGTTTCCCCTTCCCTGGTGAGTACTCTGCTGGAAGCGGCCGCGGCCAATCCGACCTACGGCGTGATCGGACCGGTGATCAACTTCATGGACGATCCCGAAGTGGTCATGACCGATGGCTGTGTGTTCAATCACCCCGGCTATCCCGGCTTCTTCGAACGCAAATCGGTGCCTTTAGAAAATTCGCGGACAATCACTCCGGTCGAAATCGTCAACGGTTGCTGCATGATGGTTAGTCGAGCCGTTTTCGAAGCGATCGGACTGATCGACGAGCGGTTTTTCCTCATTCACGAGGAGAGCGATTTTTGCCTGCGAGCCCGCGAAGCCGGTTTCGGCTGCGGTGTACTGGGCACATCGCTGGTCTGGCACAAGGGCAGCGTCAGCTTCAAGCGCACGGGCAGCCGGATTCAACGCTATTACGATTCCCGAAATTTACGGTTGCTGCTGAACAAGCATGTCTATCGGCATGCCGAGGGCCGCAATCGTCTGGAATCGATGCGGACCTACTGGAAGTACGTTTACTATCGCTACTCCATCGAGCGCGAGAATCAGTCTCCCGATTCGGCGAACGCCGTACTGGAAGGGGTATGGGATGGCCTGCACAAGTACTATGGCCCCTTGGAAAAACGCAATCGCTGGGGTGTGCCGGTACTGCGCGGGGTCTTTGAGTTCGTTCGGAAGCTGAGCAACTAG
- a CDS encoding glycosyltransferase family 2 protein, which yields MKTLSVIIPTYNRAEYCRKLLGILKESGVPDLEVIVVDDGSTDDTERVVRETDPRAKYIRQKNSGPATARNTGFKHSTGDYVSFLDCDDEWMPGKPAEALAYLNDYPEVDALFTDAAVGNPVDGYKSLLQGQKPFFDVLCKEPESHFRILDPVPFFRWMLHRNAIFLGSMIIRREVFESSGQFDPELCGAADWNLCLRLANCQKFGFWDEQMAVYTKHEGGMSNDADGMSAEFCLALKKLRTQAYLEGYEKKLVERHLQHHLFGYAYKAYDRGDFATARTRFMDLMKTTGFEIRGFAYYALSSLPSGLARVIRRMKQIAFGTVDLTPKLPQPEVRTRAVLKKT from the coding sequence ATGAAAACCCTCAGCGTAATCATCCCAACTTATAATCGCGCCGAATATTGCCGGAAGCTACTCGGCATTCTGAAGGAATCGGGCGTGCCCGATCTGGAAGTGATCGTCGTCGATGATGGATCGACCGATGACACCGAACGGGTCGTCCGCGAAACCGATCCCCGGGCGAAATACATCCGCCAGAAAAACAGCGGCCCGGCCACAGCTCGCAATACCGGTTTCAAACACTCCACCGGGGATTACGTCTCGTTCCTCGATTGCGACGATGAGTGGATGCCCGGCAAACCGGCGGAAGCGCTGGCCTATCTGAATGATTATCCCGAGGTCGATGCCCTGTTCACCGATGCCGCCGTGGGCAATCCGGTGGATGGCTACAAGTCGCTGCTGCAGGGTCAGAAGCCCTTTTTTGATGTGCTCTGTAAGGAACCGGAATCGCACTTTCGAATCCTGGATCCGGTCCCCTTCTTCCGCTGGATGCTGCATCGTAATGCGATCTTCCTCGGCTCCATGATTATCCGCCGGGAAGTCTTCGAAAGCAGCGGGCAGTTCGATCCCGAGTTGTGTGGCGCAGCCGACTGGAATCTCTGTCTGCGACTGGCCAACTGCCAGAAATTCGGCTTCTGGGATGAGCAGATGGCTGTGTATACCAAGCACGAAGGCGGGATGTCCAACGACGCCGACGGCATGAGTGCGGAGTTTTGCCTAGCTCTGAAAAAGCTGCGAACGCAGGCTTACCTGGAAGGTTACGAGAAGAAACTGGTCGAACGGCACTTGCAGCATCACTTGTTCGGCTACGCCTACAAGGCTTACGATCGCGGCGATTTTGCCACGGCACGCACGCGTTTCATGGATCTTATGAAAACCACCGGTTTCGAAATTCGCGGCTTCGCTTACTACGCGCTGAGTTCCCTGCCGAGTGGACTGGCCCGAGTGATTCGCCGGATGAAACAAATCGCCTTCGGCACGGTCGATCTGACTCCGAAACTGCCGCAGCCCGAAGTGCGAACCCGAGCAGTGCTGAAAAAGACATGA
- a CDS encoding ABC transporter ATP-binding protein encodes MLRARSSETTVNDFYALRDVSFQIEPGEVVGIIGRNGAGKSTLLKVLSQIVEPTSGRVEYQGRMGSLLEVGTGFHPELTGRENIYLNGSILGMTRKEIDAKFDEIVQFAELTQFLDTPVKRYSSGMYVRLAFAIASHLEPEILILDEVLAVGDAQFQKKCLGKMRDVSSHGRTVLFVSHDMTAVRKLCKRCIMLGKGSVVAEGDTDTVVSKYLEAEGSLTPAGQELAIDSYARMGNQEAKFVKLAYYGASPEQNVTSGGPMTARMTIHAEQPRVADSMSVILFDRGGYKLLNADTMVLDRPIELKAGENVFEIRIRSVPLNPGIYTLGLWLCKRPSRIYDYLEAVCEMEIVPAPDDNRMAPPVDGVIRCDFELVV; translated from the coding sequence ATGCTCCGGGCCCGGTCTTCGGAAACCACCGTCAATGACTTTTATGCTCTGCGGGATGTTTCCTTCCAGATCGAGCCGGGCGAAGTGGTCGGCATTATCGGCCGCAACGGGGCGGGTAAAAGCACCCTGCTGAAGGTCCTGTCTCAGATCGTCGAGCCGACCTCGGGACGGGTGGAATACCAGGGGCGCATGGGTAGCCTGCTGGAAGTCGGCACCGGCTTTCATCCCGAATTGACCGGCCGGGAAAATATCTATCTCAACGGCTCGATTCTCGGCATGACTCGCAAGGAAATCGATGCCAAATTCGATGAAATCGTGCAATTTGCGGAACTGACGCAATTTTTGGACACGCCGGTGAAGCGCTATTCCAGCGGCATGTACGTACGCCTGGCTTTTGCCATCGCGTCGCATCTGGAGCCGGAGATTCTGATTCTCGATGAAGTTCTGGCCGTGGGCGATGCCCAGTTTCAGAAAAAGTGTCTCGGCAAGATGCGCGATGTCTCGAGCCACGGCCGCACGGTGCTATTCGTCAGTCACGACATGACGGCCGTGCGCAAGCTCTGCAAGCGCTGCATCATGCTGGGCAAAGGTTCAGTGGTGGCCGAGGGCGATACCGATACGGTCGTTTCCAAATATCTGGAAGCGGAAGGTTCGCTGACGCCCGCCGGTCAGGAACTGGCGATTGATTCCTATGCTCGGATGGGCAATCAGGAAGCGAAATTTGTGAAGCTGGCCTACTACGGAGCTTCCCCCGAACAAAACGTCACCAGTGGCGGGCCGATGACCGCGCGCATGACCATTCACGCCGAGCAGCCGCGTGTGGCCGATAGCATGTCGGTCATCCTGTTCGATCGCGGCGGCTACAAGCTGTTGAATGCCGACACGATGGTGCTCGATCGGCCGATTGAATTGAAAGCGGGCGAAAATGTTTTCGAAATCCGCATCCGGTCGGTGCCGTTGAACCCGGGAATTTACACGCTGGGACTCTGGCTCTGCAAGCGCCCCAGCCGAATTTACGATTATTTGGAAGCGGTTTGCGAAATGGAAATCGTTCCGGCCCCGGACGACAACCGCATGGCTCCCCCAGTCGATGGGGTAATCCGTTGTGACTTCGAATTGGTTGTTTAA